The Amycolatopsis sp. QT-25 genomic sequence GCGACATCAAGCAGATCTGGGAGCCGTCGCGGCACCAGCATCTCACCGTGCTGGCCGCCGCGTACGCCCTCACCGGCGAGGACAGGTACGCCGAACGTGTGGCCGCGCACCTGAAGTCCTGGTGGGCGGCCAACCCGCCGCTGCGCGGGGTGCACTGGGTCAGCGGGATCGAACTCGGCATCCGGCTGCTGTCGTGGGTGTGGGTCCGGCGGCTGCTCGACGGCTGGGCCCCGGCCCCGGCGCTGTTCGAGGACAACCCGGTGGCGCTCGGCCAGATCTGGCACCACCAGCGCTGGCTGGCCGCGTTCCCGAGCCGTGGTTCGTCGGCGAACAACCACGTGATCGCCGAGGACGCCGGACAGCTCGCCGCCGCCTGCGCGTTCGCCTGGTTCCCCGAATCCCCGCGGTGGCGGGACGCGGCGCTGGCGTCGCTGGACAGGATGCTGCGGCACAACACCTTCGAGTCCGGTCTCAACCGCGAGCTCGCCACCGAGTACCACGGGCTCGTCCTGGAGCTGGGGCTCGCCGGGACGTTGGAGGCGAAGGCCGCCGGTGTCGCGGTGCCCGAGTCGACCTGGCTCGTCCTGCGGCGGATGACCGACGCACTGGCGTCCATGGTGGACCATCGACTGCGGCCGCCGCGGCAGGGCGACGCCGACGACGGCTTCGGGCTGATCGTCGACGGCGACGGAACGAGCCGCTGGGCGTCGCTCATCGACACCGGTTCCGTCCTTTTCGGACGGTTGGCCTGGTGGCCGGAGACGCCGGGCGGTGATGTCCGCACGCCGTTCTTCTCCGCATTGGGCAAGGACATTCAGCTCCGATCGGAGCGTCCAGTGCGGCGGCGGGACGACTTCGCCGACGCCGGGATGACCGTCCTGCGCGACGGAAGGATCTGGTGCCGCTGCGACGGCGGGCCGCACGGCTTCCTGTCCATCGCGGCGCACGCGCACGCGGACGCGCTTTCGGTGGAGGTCCGGCACGACGGCGTCGACATCCTCGCCGATCCCGGAACCTACTGCTACCACGGCGAACCGAAGTGGCGGTCGTACTTCCGGTCCACGGCGGGACACAACACGCTCGAACTCTCCCGCGCCGACCAGTCCGTCTCGGGTGGTCCGTTCCTGTGGACGAAACACGCCGTGACCACCGTGATCGCGGCGGGAACGCCATCGCGCTGGAGCGCGGAACACGACGGCTACGCGCCGTCCGTCCACCGGCGTTCGGTGCGGCTGGAAGGCATGGACGGCACTGTGCTCAGGATCCTCGACGAGATTCGCGGTGGCGAGGCACGACACTGCCGTCTCGCGTTCCACTTCGGCCCGCTCGTCGAGGTCTCGCTTTCCGGCGCGACCGCGACCCTGTCCTGGACCGCCGACGGCGAGGCTCGGACGGCTTCGGTCGAGCTGCCGCCGGAACTGGACTGGTCGGCACATCGCGGCGAGACCACCCCGCCGATGGGCTGGTACTCGGCCGGGTTCGGCCGCCGCGAGCCGTCGTGGACCCTGCTCGGCAGCGGAACCGCCGCCGACGGAACCACGTTCACCAGCGTGCTCACCTTCGAAAAAGGCAACGAGGATCCCCCATTGTGATCGCACGACCGCACCGCCTCCGCCGGGCAGCGCTTCTGGTGCTGCTCGGCTCGCTGACGCTGACCGCCTGCACCACCCCGGCCGAAGAACCTGGACCGGATCCGGCCGAGGCGCCGCCCGGCGCGCTCGCGCAGGTGTGCGACAAGCTGCCGGAGGGGCCGGCGGAAGCACCGGCGGGGGCGGTGAAGATCGATCCGGCGGTGCCGGGCGACCTCGCGGCGAAGACGCGATCGAGCCCGGCGGGGACGACGTTCTGGCTGGCACCGGGGACGCACAAGCTCGGCGACGACCGCTACGACCAGGTCAACCCGAAGCCGGGGAACGTCTACGTGGGCGGCCCGAAGGCCGTCCTCGACGGCCGGAAGATCAACCAGTACGCCTTCGCGGGCGACGCCGCCGACGTCAAGATCCGGAATCTGACCGTGCAGGGCTTCGCCGCGCCGCACGACGAAGGTGTGGTCAACCACGATTCCGCCGACGGATGGATCATCGAGCACAGCGCCGTCCAGGACAACGACGGCGCGGCGCTGATGGCGGGCGCGCGGCAGCAGGTCCGGGGCAACTGCCTGCGGCGCAACGGCCAGTACGGGATGAACGCTTACGCGCGGGACAGCGGCATCACCGGCCTCGTCGTCGAGGGCAACGAGATCACCGGCAACAACACCGGCGACTGGGAAAGCAAAATCGAGGGCTGCGGCTGCTCCGGCGGGATCAAGTTCTGGGCGGTCGACGGGGCGGACATCGTCGGCAACAGGGTGCACGACAACCGCGGTGTCGGGCTGTGGGCCGACACGAACAACAACGACTTCCGCATCGCGGGCAACGTCGTCGAGAACAACGACGGCTCCGCGCTGATGTACGAGACCAGCTACAACGCCGTGATCAGCGGCAACACCTTCCGCCGCAACAACTGGGTGGACGGCAAGCGGTACATCGACCGCGGCGACAGCTTCCCGGTGGCGTCGATCTACGTGTCCGAATCCGGCGGCGAGCCGAGGGTGAAGGCGCGCACGGACAAACTGGAGATCTCCGGGAACACGTTCGAGAACAACTGGAACGGCGTCACCCTGTGGGAGAACTCCGACCGGTTCTGCAACAGCCCGGCCAACACCTCGTCCGGCTCCTGCACGCGGCTGGTGCCCGAGCAGGCGAACTGCGCGCTGCCCGGGATCGCGGGCGGGCCGCTGAACGGCGACTGCCGATGGAAGACCCAGCGCGTCGAGATCCACCACAACCGGTTCGTGCTCGACCCGGCCGTCGCCGGTTGCGAGGAAAGCTGCGCGCGGATGGCGATGCTCGCGAACTTCGGCACCTTCCCGGACTGGTCGCCGTACAAGGGTGAGGTCGTCCAGCACGCGATCACCTTCGCCCAGGGCAACCGGCACTACGACAACACCTACTCCGGACCGTGGAACTTCATCGCCTTCGAGCCGAGCCGGGTACTGGGTTTCGGTGAATGGCAAGGCGCGCCGTACCGGCAGGACCAGGGCAGCAAACTCACCCGTGCGGGAGGTGGCTGACATGCTCGATCCCGCGGTCCGGGCCGAACCGTCGATCCGCACGGGCATGCCCAAGGCGGTCGGCGTCGCCTGGACGCTGCTGATCATCAACACGCTGGGCTCGACCGGGGCGAAGACGCTCATCCCGTTGCCGCGTTCGGTCAGCCAGCTGATCACCATGGGGGCGCTGGGCGCCGCGTTCGTGATCGCGCTCGCCCTGAACGCCCGGCTGCGCATCCGGCCGAGCGCCTATCTCTTCCTGCTCACGCTGTTGCTGGTGCTGAGCGTGGTCTCCAGCCTGAACCTGGAGGGCGGGTTCGGCGCGCTGTTCCGCTGCTTCCGGTTCGCCCTCTTCCTCAGCACCCTGTGGCTGCTGACCCGCTGGTGGAACGGCGGTCTCGACCTCGTCCGCACGCATGTCCGCGCCTACGGCATGGTGCTGGTGACGGTGGTGATCGGGCTCGCGCTCGGCCCGGGCAACGCGCTGCCGTTCGAGTACGGCGGACGGCTCACCGGGACGCTGTGGCCGCTGACCCCGCCGCAGGTCGGCCAGTACGCGGCCGTCGTCATCGGGCTCACGACGTTGTTGTGGCTCGGGGGGAAACTGGAGCGGAAACACGCGCTGGTGGTCATCGTCCCGGCGTTCGGCATCCTGCTGCTGACCCACACCCGCACCGCGATGCTCGGCCTGGTGGCCGGCACCGTGGTGGCGCTGATGTCGCAGTGGATGTCCAGCGCCCGCGCGCGCAAGGTGTTCACCTGGCTCGTGTTCGGCGGCCTGTTCGCGGTGGTGGCCTTGGGCGGGTTGCTGCAAGCCTGGTTCCTGCGGGGGCAGTCCGAGGAGAACTTCTCCAGCCTCACCGGCCGCGCGAAGGTGTGGGACGCGCTGCTCGACGCGCCGCGTACGACGCTCGAATACCTGTTCGGCGTCGGGCTGACCGACAAGTCCTACGACGGTCTCCCGATCGACAGCAGCTGGCTCGCCGTCTACCACGAGCAGGGTTACGTCGGGATCGCGATCGTGGCCGCGTTCCTGCTCGTTCTGGTCGTGGTCGCGGTGCTGCGCCCGCCGTCCCCCGCCAGAGCGTGCGCGATCTTCCTGATCACGTACTGTCTTTCCGCCTCCTACACCGAGGCCGGCCTCGGCGACGCGTCGCCGTACCTGCTGCACCTGGCCCTGGCCGCGTCGCTGCTGGTGCGTGCGCCCGCCGAAGAACCCGAGTTCGTCACGGATGACAGGCGGAGCTGAAGATGTGCAGCGAAGTGGGACCACACGCGTGAACCCGACCGGCCGAAGGCTTCCGCTGTCGCGGTGGCAGGGTGCCATGCCCGCCACCGCGAGGTCGATGACCGGGCAGCGTCCTGCCGACGTCGATCGCGGCCACGGGTTCACCACAGACACGAAGGAGCCCGCGTGAAGGTTCTCGTGATCCACAATCGGTACCGATCCGAGCAGCCGAGCGGCGAGAACACCGTCGTCGACCAGGAGACCGCGTTGCTCGCCGAGGCCGGGCACGACGTCGGCCTGTTCGAGCGGCGCAGCGACGACATCGCGGAGATGTCGCTGCCGCGCAAGGCCGTCGTCCCACTGCAGGTGCCGTGGAACCGGGCCGTGCGCGCGGAACTGGCGCGGCGCCTCGCCGACGACCGGCCGGACGTCGTCCACATCCACAACACGTTCCCGCTGCTGTCGCCGTCGGTACTGGCCGCCTGCGCCGACGCGGGGGTCCCGGCGGTCGCCACCGTGCACAACTACACGCTGATCTGCCCGCCCGGCACGCTGTACCGCGAGGGCTACATCTGCACCGATTGCGTGGGCCGCAAGCCGGTCCCGGCGGTGCGGCACGGGTGCTACCGCGGTTCGGGGCTGGCCACCGTGCCGATGGCGGCGAGCATGATGCTGAATCGAAACCGCTGGTGGAACGGGGTTTCGCGGTTCTTCTGCATCTCGAAGGCGCAGCGCGAGATCCTCATTGCCGCCGGGATGCCCGCCGAGCGGCTCGCGGTGAAGTACAACTACGTCACCGATCCGGGCAAGACGCGCCAGGGGGCGGGGGAGCACCTGCTGTTCCTCGGCCGCATCACCGCGGAAAAGGGCGTCGGTCTGCTGATGAAGGCGTGGGACCAGCTCGCCGCCGCGGGCGGTTCGCTGCCGCCGCTGGTGATCGCCGGCACCGGCCCGATGCAGGACGAGGTCGCGCGCTGGGCACACGGCCGTGACGACGTCCGCTACGTCGGGCTTCAATCCAAAGAGGAGTGTCAAGACCTGATCGTCCGCTCGAACGCCGTCATCGCCCCGTCGGAATGGCTGGAGGCGTTCGGCCTGGTCGTGGTCGAGGCGATGGCCGCCGGTGTCCCGACGGTCGCCGCCGCCCACGGCGCCTTCCGCGAGTTGGTGGAAGAGGGCGTCACCGGCCTGCTGCACGAACCAGGGAACGCCGGCTCGCTCGCGGCGCGGCTGCGGGAGATCGTCGGCGACGCCGAACGGAACCAGGAAATGGGCTGGGCGGCACGGCTGGTGTACGAACAGGAGTTCACCCCGAAGGTCGGCCTCGACCGGCTCGTCGGTGGCTACCAGGCAGCGATCGACGCGTGATCGGCGGTCCGCCCGCGTTCCCGCCGCGGGCGCGGATCCCGCTCTGGGCGCTGGGCGCCTTCGGCTTCGTCGTCGCTCTCGTCCTCGGCCTCCGCTACGCCGGGACTTCCCACACCGCCGGCCTCGACGCCCTGGTGTTGCCGGTGGTCGACCGGGTCCAAGGCCCGCTCTGGTACCTGGCGACCGCCATCGACTTCGCGGGCGAACCGGTGGGCGCGATCGTGGTGATGGCGCTGTTCGGCTGGGTGTGCGTGCGGCACCGGCGGCCGCGGACAGCGCTCCTGCTGGTGGCCGCCTCCGGGGTGACGGTCGCGCTGACCACCGGCCTGAAACCCCTGACCGGCAGGCTGATCCACGGCGAGTTCCTCTCCTACCCCAGCGGTCACACGGCTTTCGCGGTCACCGTGGCGACCGTCGTCGCGCTGCTGGTGATCGACGTGCGGGGTCTCGGAGCCGTCGGGGCGGCCTGGGTGCTGGTGGGGTCGGTCGCGTTCTCGGGGCTCGCGATGGGATGGGCGGAGGTGGCGCTGGGGGCGCACTATCCGACGGACACCTTCGGGGGGTTCGGGGTCGCTGTCGCGGTGGTGCCCGTGGTGGCGTGGGCGGTGGACCGGCTCACGCGGCGGGCTTGAGCACGACGTCCGGCCGCGGGCGGGCTTGTGCCGTCCGGAACGGCGTGCAGCTCGCGCTGGACCTCGTCCGGCTCGGTGCGCAGGCGGGACGGCGGCGTCTGCAACACGACGATCCCCGCGGCGGCGTACCGGGCGTTGCGGGCGACGGTGGCGCGATGGCCGTCGAGATCCGCGTGGTGGCGAAGCGAATCGATCTCCCAAGCGAAAGCGACCTCGTCGCACCAGAAGTCGGGCGTGGCGATGTAGGTGCCGTTCGCGTCGAAAATCGGGACGTTCCAGTGGCCCGGCGGGAGACCGGATCTTCGCCAAAGACGCCCTGCGTCGGCTTCGGCGACGGATCTCGCCCCGGCCAGGAGCGGGGCGAGGGCCTTCCTGGGCAGGGCCGTTCCGTTCCGGCCTGCTTGGTCGAGTTCGCGGGTGAGCAGGTCGGTGGTGCAGAAGCGGCGTTGGACGGACTCGGCCATCATCGCCTGGATCTCGTCTTCGTCGGTGAGCCTGCGGGCGGCGTCGATGACGGCTCGGGGGACGGGTGCCACGGGGAGATCTCCTCGGAGATGAGGGCGGGGTAGTCGTGTGGTGCGCTCGACGTGGACGAAGCCGACGTCGGCCACACCTCGATATGCAGGGATGAGCACGTGGACGTCCTCCTGCCGTGGAACCCGTTCCAAGCCATGGCGGCGGAGCGCCCACGTGCCGGTGAGTACCGCGTCTTGCCTGGCATGGAGTAACCCGGCGCGGACACGGTGCTCGTCTGTCGGCGTACCGCTGCTCAGTAATACGATGCCGGGCAGCAGTTTTCGCCAAGGGCCGCCTGCCGCACATCGACGGGAGATGGTCCGGCGCGGCACACCGATCTGTTCGAGATCGGCCGCGCGGATCACTTCCGGGTGGCCCGGAGCGGTGAGCAGAGCGTTCGTTGGCCAGTTTCCTCGTCGCACTGGATCATGGTGCGACGGAGTACCGACAATTTTCGCTCTTCGGCCGCATGAAAGTACCTTTCACGAAAAAGAGGGCCAACGATGTAGGAATTGGGACACTCAACGTCCCGATTCCTACATCGTCGCGACACTCTTCCCCTTCGCGCTCGCGTCACACGAAAGGTCCGGTCACGTCGACCTTCCCACCCGGGCAACTCAAGCCGCTCAAACAACTCAAGCCGCGAAAGGTCCGCTCAGCACCCGCCATCCCCAAAAGAACTACAAGCATCCTGCGAGTAAGGAGCCCCCTGCCACCCCGAAACCCCCACGGTCCGCGAAGTGTCCTGAACGACGAACCGCCACTCACCGGAGTAAGCGTTGTCGTACCACCGATTTTCCTGCCGGAAGGTCACCGCCTCCGAAACGGAGGTTCCCCGATAAGGCGACCAGTCCGGATAGGTCCCGTAGTTCGCCAAAAGAGCCATCCGCCCGCAAAGGTCCGAGCACGCGGAGCCGTGAGAGAACTTGTTGCCGTGGATGGAAACCCGCTGCGTCTTCCACCGGCAGTCGTCGTACAACGGAGCAGAAGCGATCCCGGGCGAAGAACACGAAGAGACCGAAGGGACGAGCAATGTGCACGACCCGGAGGACGTGTTCGCCGGGCTGTTGCAGAAGCGGTCCGCGTTCTCCCACAGGGTGATTCCGGCCCAGTTGTCCTGGAAGACGTTGTCGACGATCTCCACCGAAGAAGTCCGGGCGCGAACGCGTGGCTCACCGCCGGACTCGGAGATGTAGATCGTCCCGATCGGGAAGTTGTCGCCGCGCGCGGCGAAGGCGTGACCCTGCACGAGGGTGTTGCGCCGGAAGGTGTTCCCGCGGACCACGGCGTTGTAGGAGATCTCGTAGAACAACGCCTCCGCCTCGTTGTCCTCGATCAGGTTGTCCTCGATCAGGAAGTCGTTGTTGTTCGTGTCCGCCCACAGGCCGGCGCCGTGGTTGTGGTGGACCCAGTTGCCGCGGATGTCGGCGCCGTTCACGGCCCAGAATTTCGCGCCGCCGGTGCACCCGCAGCCGGGTTCCTTCGTCTCCCAGTCGTCGGTGTTGTTGCCGGTGATCTCGTTGCCCTCGACGAGCAGTCCGGTGATCCCGTCGCCCGCCCGGTAGGCGTTGATGCCGTACTGCCCGTTGTTCCGCAGGCAGTTCCGCAGCACCTTCTGACCGGGCCCCGCCATCATCGCGGCGCCTCCGTTGTCCTCGATGGTGTTGCCTTCGATGGTCCAGCGTTCGCCGGAGTCGTGGTTGACCACGCCCTGATCCCGCGGCGCCGCGAAACCGCGGATCGTGAGGCCGCGGAGGACGACGTCGCGCGCCTGTTGGGTGAACGCGTAGCGGTTGACGCCACCTCCGTCCAGGACGGCGCCGGGCGCGCCGAGGTAGGCGTTGCCGTCCTTCGGGATGACCTGGCCGAATTCGTCCGAGCCCAGGGTGTGCTTGCCTTCGGTGAGCCAGAACGTCGTACCGGCCGGGAGTTCGCGCGTCTTCGCGGAAAGATCGGTTCCCGGGGAGACGACCACGGCGTCGGCCGGCTTCCCCGGGCTCACCGGTCCCGCGGCGCAGGCCGCGACAGGAGCCGCCGAAGCCGTGACGACTCCTGTCGCGATGAGCAGCAGAACAATCAGGAACGCGGGCACAACGGCAACGGTAAGCCAGTATGGACGGTCCCGGACGGACACTTACAGGTGAAACTTCAGCAGGTCGTCGCCTCCCCGAAACCGCTGCAAACGTCCTGCCCGTAGGGCTCGGCCCGCCATTGTGCCGCGGTCAGCTTCCGTGACGTGTCGTGGGCGACGAACGTCCAGGGCCCGTAGTACTGGTTGTCGTACCACCGGTTGTCCTGCCGGAAGGTGATCGACTCCGAGATCACGGCACCCCGATACGGCGACCAGGCCGGGAAGGTCCCGTAGTTCGAGAGCACCGCCATCCGCCCACAGAGGCCGAGACAGCCTTCCAACGACGAATCGATCTCGAACGTGTTCTCGTGCACCGAAACGCGCTGGGTCTTCCAGCGGCAGTCGCCGTACAGCGGTTCGGTCTTGATGCCCGGATCGGAGCAGGCGGACGTCGGCGACACCAACGGCGTACAGGACAGCGTCGACGTGTTGGCCGGGCTGTTGCAGAACCGGTCGGCGTTCTCCCACAACGTGATCCCCGACCAGTTGTCGGAGAACATGTTGCCCCGGATGTCGATCCGGCTGGTCCGGGCGGGCAGTCTGGGCTCGCCGCCGGATTCGCTGAGGTACACCGCCGCGACCGGGAAGTTGTCTCCCTTGGCGGCCCGGTTCCGGCCTTGCACCAGCGCGTTCCGGTTGAAGGTGTTCCCGATCAGCTCCAGGTTGTAGGAGATCTCGTAGAACAGCCCCTCGGACGCGTTGTCCTCGATCAGGTTCTCCTGGATGAGGAAGTCGTTGTTGTTCGTGTCGGCCCAAAGCCCGACACCGTGGTTGTGGTGGACCCAGTTGCCGACGACGTCGGCCCCGTTCACGGCCCAGAACTTCGCACCACCGCTGCAACCGCAGCCGGGTATCCTGGTCTCCCAATCATCGGTGTTGTTCCCGGTGATCTCGTTGCCCTCGATCACCAGATCGGTCAGCCCGCCACCGAAACGGTAGGCGTTGATCCCGTACTGGCCGTTGTCGCGCAGGCAGTTCCCGATCACCCGCTGGCCGGCCCCGGTCATCATCCCGGCCCCGTCGTTGTCCTCGATGACGTTGCCTTCGATGGTCCAGCGTTCGCCGGAGTCGTGGTTGACCACGCCCTGGTCCCGTTCGGCGACGAAACCGCGGATGGTCAGCCCGCGGATCACCACGTCCTTGGCCGGCGTGGTGAAGGCCGCGCGGTTGATCCCGCGTCCGTCGAGCACGGCGCCGGGTGCGCCGAGGTAGACGTTGCCGTCCTTGGGCATCACCTGGCCGAACTGGTCGGAACTGAGCGTATGCGTGCCCGGCGCCAGCCAGAACGTGCTCCCCGGCGGGCTGAACCGGGTCCGGTCGGTCAGATCGGTGCCCGGTTCGACGATCTGGGCGCCCGCCGGGGCGGAGGGGACGCCGACGGTCGTGCCGCACACCCCTCGAGCCGGCTCTTCGGTTGCCTCCGCTGTGGTTTCAACGGCGACCAGGAGCAGTAACACCGACAACGCCACGCGAAGCGTGCGCGAGCCGGCCGAGCGAGCTGCGATCCTTGAACTCATACCCTTCTCCGAAAAACCGGCTTCACCGGACGGCCACCCAGCCACGGCGCCGGATCATCCGCGTCGAGCGCTTTGCGGTACACGAGGCAGGCCTGCGAGACCACTTCGACCGTCCGGTCGATGTCTTCTTCGGACAACGCGCTGCTGACCACGAACGACGGCCCGAGGACCCCGCCGGTGACCAGTTGCCGCAGGAACAACGTTCGGTAGTCCTGCGACGGTTTCTTCCCGGCGTCGAGCGTGCCGAAGACGAGGTTGCTCGCCCGGCCGCGCACGACGACGTGTTCCCCGACCCCTGCCGAGGCCGCGACTTCGCGGACTCCGGCGGCGAGCCGGTCGCCGAGCGAGTGCAGCCGCGCGGCGATGCCTTCTTCGGTGTAGGTCTCCATGACCGCGATGGCGGCGGCCAGTGAATGCGTTTCGGCGCCGTGCGTGGTGGACAGCAGGAAGACGCGCTCCTCGGCGGTGCGCAGTCCGCCGAGTTCCATCAGTTCGCGTTTACCCGCCAGCGCCGAGACGGCGAACCCGTTCCCGAGTGCCTTGCCGAACGTCGAAAGGTCCGGCGTGACCCCGTAGAGACCCTGCGCTCCCGCCTCCGACCAGCGAAAGCCGGTGATCATCTCGTCGAAGACGAGGACGCAGCCGTACCGGTCGGCGAGTTCCCGCAGGCCGACGAGGTACCCGGCGGGCGGTTCGAGTTGCGTGGACGCCTCGAGGATCAGGCAGGCGACCTGGCCCGCGTTCTCCCGCAGCAGCCGCTCGGTCGCCGGGAGGTCGCCGTAGGGGAACGACACCGTCAGGTCGGTGATCCCCGCCGGGATGCCCGACGACATCGGGGTGGTGCCGATGAACCAGTCGTCGATGGAGAAGAACGCGTGGTCGCGGCAGATCGCCACCAACGGCCTGCCGGTGGCCGCCCTGGCGAGTTTGACCGCGGCCGTGGTGGCGTCCGAGCCGTTCTTCGCGAACTTGACCATCTCCGCGGTGGGTACGGTTTCGAGGAACTTCGTCGCCGCGCGTTCCTCCACGATGGATGGACGGGCGAAGTTGGCGCCCCGGTCGATCTCCCGGTGGGCCGCTTCGCTGACCCGCGGGTGCACGTGCCCGAGGCTGACCGCGCGCAGGCCCGAGCCGTACTCGATGTAGGAGTTCCCGTCGACGTCCCAGACGTGCGCGCCGAGCCCGTGCGAAATGACCGGCGCCAGGTTCTCCGGGTACTGGTCGTCCCCCTTGGCGTAGGTGTGCGCGCCGCCGGGGATCATCGCGTGGAGGCGTTCGTTGGCCCGCATGGATCGGGGAAGACGACGGGTCATGATCTCACCTCGTGTTCTGTAGTGCC encodes the following:
- a CDS encoding alginate lyase family protein, whose translation is MDPSWYLRRLSRMGPAEIAGRVTDVVRKRQWRAVASEQAAWLPHRRFASVPGDEVLAAVSGEAVKDLLVKADRLMDGRAEYFGVERDDLVDPDWSYDPKTGRRAPSDVYSFDIPYRSEETVGDIKQIWEPSRHQHLTVLAAAYALTGEDRYAERVAAHLKSWWAANPPLRGVHWVSGIELGIRLLSWVWVRRLLDGWAPAPALFEDNPVALGQIWHHQRWLAAFPSRGSSANNHVIAEDAGQLAAACAFAWFPESPRWRDAALASLDRMLRHNTFESGLNRELATEYHGLVLELGLAGTLEAKAAGVAVPESTWLVLRRMTDALASMVDHRLRPPRQGDADDGFGLIVDGDGTSRWASLIDTGSVLFGRLAWWPETPGGDVRTPFFSALGKDIQLRSERPVRRRDDFADAGMTVLRDGRIWCRCDGGPHGFLSIAAHAHADALSVEVRHDGVDILADPGTYCYHGEPKWRSYFRSTAGHNTLELSRADQSVSGGPFLWTKHAVTTVIAAGTPSRWSAEHDGYAPSVHRRSVRLEGMDGTVLRILDEIRGGEARHCRLAFHFGPLVEVSLSGATATLSWTADGEARTASVELPPELDWSAHRGETTPPMGWYSAGFGRREPSWTLLGSGTAADGTTFTSVLTFEKGNEDPPL
- a CDS encoding right-handed parallel beta-helix repeat-containing protein; translation: MIARPHRLRRAALLVLLGSLTLTACTTPAEEPGPDPAEAPPGALAQVCDKLPEGPAEAPAGAVKIDPAVPGDLAAKTRSSPAGTTFWLAPGTHKLGDDRYDQVNPKPGNVYVGGPKAVLDGRKINQYAFAGDAADVKIRNLTVQGFAAPHDEGVVNHDSADGWIIEHSAVQDNDGAALMAGARQQVRGNCLRRNGQYGMNAYARDSGITGLVVEGNEITGNNTGDWESKIEGCGCSGGIKFWAVDGADIVGNRVHDNRGVGLWADTNNNDFRIAGNVVENNDGSALMYETSYNAVISGNTFRRNNWVDGKRYIDRGDSFPVASIYVSESGGEPRVKARTDKLEISGNTFENNWNGVTLWENSDRFCNSPANTSSGSCTRLVPEQANCALPGIAGGPLNGDCRWKTQRVEIHHNRFVLDPAVAGCEESCARMAMLANFGTFPDWSPYKGEVVQHAITFAQGNRHYDNTYSGPWNFIAFEPSRVLGFGEWQGAPYRQDQGSKLTRAGGG
- a CDS encoding O-antigen ligase domain-containing protein, translated to MLDPAVRAEPSIRTGMPKAVGVAWTLLIINTLGSTGAKTLIPLPRSVSQLITMGALGAAFVIALALNARLRIRPSAYLFLLTLLLVLSVVSSLNLEGGFGALFRCFRFALFLSTLWLLTRWWNGGLDLVRTHVRAYGMVLVTVVIGLALGPGNALPFEYGGRLTGTLWPLTPPQVGQYAAVVIGLTTLLWLGGKLERKHALVVIVPAFGILLLTHTRTAMLGLVAGTVVALMSQWMSSARARKVFTWLVFGGLFAVVALGGLLQAWFLRGQSEENFSSLTGRAKVWDALLDAPRTTLEYLFGVGLTDKSYDGLPIDSSWLAVYHEQGYVGIAIVAAFLLVLVVVAVLRPPSPARACAIFLITYCLSASYTEAGLGDASPYLLHLALAASLLVRAPAEEPEFVTDDRRS
- a CDS encoding glycosyltransferase family 4 protein; the protein is MKVLVIHNRYRSEQPSGENTVVDQETALLAEAGHDVGLFERRSDDIAEMSLPRKAVVPLQVPWNRAVRAELARRLADDRPDVVHIHNTFPLLSPSVLAACADAGVPAVATVHNYTLICPPGTLYREGYICTDCVGRKPVPAVRHGCYRGSGLATVPMAASMMLNRNRWWNGVSRFFCISKAQREILIAAGMPAERLAVKYNYVTDPGKTRQGAGEHLLFLGRITAEKGVGLLMKAWDQLAAAGGSLPPLVIAGTGPMQDEVARWAHGRDDVRYVGLQSKEECQDLIVRSNAVIAPSEWLEAFGLVVVEAMAAGVPTVAAAHGAFRELVEEGVTGLLHEPGNAGSLAARLREIVGDAERNQEMGWAARLVYEQEFTPKVGLDRLVGGYQAAIDA
- a CDS encoding phosphatase PAP2 family protein; amino-acid sequence: MIGGPPAFPPRARIPLWALGAFGFVVALVLGLRYAGTSHTAGLDALVLPVVDRVQGPLWYLATAIDFAGEPVGAIVVMALFGWVCVRHRRPRTALLLVAASGVTVALTTGLKPLTGRLIHGEFLSYPSGHTAFAVTVATVVALLVIDVRGLGAVGAAWVLVGSVAFSGLAMGWAEVALGAHYPTDTFGGFGVAVAVVPVVAWAVDRLTRRA
- a CDS encoding right-handed parallel beta-helix repeat-containing protein, which produces MPAFLIVLLLIATGVVTASAAPVAACAAGPVSPGKPADAVVVSPGTDLSAKTRELPAGTTFWLTEGKHTLGSDEFGQVIPKDGNAYLGAPGAVLDGGGVNRYAFTQQARDVVLRGLTIRGFAAPRDQGVVNHDSGERWTIEGNTIEDNGGAAMMAGPGQKVLRNCLRNNGQYGINAYRAGDGITGLLVEGNEITGNNTDDWETKEPGCGCTGGAKFWAVNGADIRGNWVHHNHGAGLWADTNNNDFLIEDNLIEDNEAEALFYEISYNAVVRGNTFRRNTLVQGHAFAARGDNFPIGTIYISESGGEPRVRARTSSVEIVDNVFQDNWAGITLWENADRFCNSPANTSSGSCTLLVPSVSSCSSPGIASAPLYDDCRWKTQRVSIHGNKFSHGSACSDLCGRMALLANYGTYPDWSPYRGTSVSEAVTFRQENRWYDNAYSGEWRFVVQDTSRTVGVSGWQGAPYSQDACSSFGDGGC
- a CDS encoding right-handed parallel beta-helix repeat-containing protein, translated to MSSRIAARSAGSRTLRVALSVLLLLVAVETTAEATEEPARGVCGTTVGVPSAPAGAQIVEPGTDLTDRTRFSPPGSTFWLAPGTHTLSSDQFGQVMPKDGNVYLGAPGAVLDGRGINRAAFTTPAKDVVIRGLTIRGFVAERDQGVVNHDSGERWTIEGNVIEDNDGAGMMTGAGQRVIGNCLRDNGQYGINAYRFGGGLTDLVIEGNEITGNNTDDWETRIPGCGCSGGAKFWAVNGADVVGNWVHHNHGVGLWADTNNNDFLIQENLIEDNASEGLFYEISYNLELIGNTFNRNALVQGRNRAAKGDNFPVAAVYLSESGGEPRLPARTSRIDIRGNMFSDNWSGITLWENADRFCNSPANTSTLSCTPLVSPTSACSDPGIKTEPLYGDCRWKTQRVSVHENTFEIDSSLEGCLGLCGRMAVLSNYGTFPAWSPYRGAVISESITFRQDNRWYDNQYYGPWTFVAHDTSRKLTAAQWRAEPYGQDVCSGFGEATTC
- a CDS encoding glutamate-1-semialdehyde 2,1-aminomutase; its protein translation is MTRRLPRSMRANERLHAMIPGGAHTYAKGDDQYPENLAPVISHGLGAHVWDVDGNSYIEYGSGLRAVSLGHVHPRVSEAAHREIDRGANFARPSIVEERAATKFLETVPTAEMVKFAKNGSDATTAAVKLARAATGRPLVAICRDHAFFSIDDWFIGTTPMSSGIPAGITDLTVSFPYGDLPATERLLRENAGQVACLILEASTQLEPPAGYLVGLRELADRYGCVLVFDEMITGFRWSEAGAQGLYGVTPDLSTFGKALGNGFAVSALAGKRELMELGGLRTAEERVFLLSTTHGAETHSLAAAIAVMETYTEEGIAARLHSLGDRLAAGVREVAASAGVGEHVVVRGRASNLVFGTLDAGKKPSQDYRTLFLRQLVTGGVLGPSFVVSSALSEEDIDRTVEVVSQACLVYRKALDADDPAPWLGGRPVKPVFRRRV